From the genome of Xiphophorus couchianus chromosome 6, X_couchianus-1.0, whole genome shotgun sequence, one region includes:
- the si:dkeyp-68b7.12 gene encoding rho GTPase-activating protein 31, which produces MRRNRRKGGNKEKVFGCDLLEHLTTSNQEIPLVLRSCSEFVEQHGIVDGIYRLSGVSSNIQKLRGEFESDGSPDLNKDVYLQDIHCVSSLCKAYFRELPNPLLTYQLYDKFAEAVAIQLEEERLVKIRDVLKELPDPHYRTLEFLMRHLVKMASYSSETNMHARNLAIVWAPNLLRSKDIEASGFNGTAAFMEVRVQSIVVEFVLTHVPQLFPLEGAPTERRKSLPSPSALPNPDLVFFRSTGSQPNFGNISPGDGPLPIRPYHAIIEGTDKRKGSLKGRKWMSIFNIGGRFPDPRRKHKHSAKEKDRTSLRPARSMDSLSTPSYPNEGSRRSGQHPPSTNLSPAVASLPQPGSESAAPACGLGSREYAVTYRRGTGLVSGGAGTQGTYTALDPEGLALPGSEGVQTRSPGLSNKARRAAMHITGPTMVTVPLHITSNLALGVLQGGGSDRVIIRGREKDGGDKQDGKEPGTKIEIKQPKLMEWNVEESKNVEEKDKSENEKEDLDTEGCKGAPEVSEEERNERGEEKKDEELRKDCGHKETGDQHVPREKQVKSRNSSTKEDNHENMGDEDQGSEYMEMKGSDLKIQQAAAASQHEDDSVSDSDDFLNSTEAEEDDHKLSGYIQDNFEFLDQMDCSTMDHMDCSVSYQVNEFSVEPPGHSDDEYEIMAQAEGPTLIVTEANPHRPLSLDLNSRHTKSLSLPYMMSPIDGPEEHFSSDDVSEDEGDEDDYSSDEDESMFVKSLPPDFFLSSLSGLESDHQDCPSPDRQLVQELQRSEGESCEPLEVELSVCKEATEHAQENAGNDEEKQETKMEEEDKSCHGEDQLEKDTHRTTDETPSAAEDDESEKCLTSEASTSCSEELQETDSLTGAKAEDGEEALDEPGDDSLLTTRDNTSMSKDMEEQVSEEDNANSRTNSDIWSEIEDVVCEVIEDEESVQSVREASPEADVEEDGEVEEEDLMNKTETLSLEPNVEKPSEEERNELNQEAQHQNIEDPVSEETEKEKEDADRAESRTQPSADKQPVILSNIRDSKEGSNPANGSGSPGGVGRKLVVSKQPKVYQVKAVPVVPPKPQHCKITALTLRQQQQERERRDNALKERDGDGDGETAEKKDRPSMLREKRRDGLDAAVRDTKRNSPLSMCFDEAVAIATLRREKERGREGEADPEGLGK; this is translated from the exons ATGCGGAGAAATCGAAGAAAAGGAGGCAACAAAGAGAAGGTGTTTGGATGTGATCTGCTGGAGCATCTCACCACCTCCAATCAGGAGA TTCCCCTGGTGCTACGATCCTGCAGCGAGTTTGTGGAGCAACATGGGATCGTGGATGGAATCTACCGCTTGTCTGGAGTGTCGTCCAACATCCAGAAACTACG GGGCGAGTTTGAGAGCGACGGGTCTCCAGATCTGAACAAAGATGTGTACCTGCAGGACATCCACTGCGTCAGCTCTCTATGCAAAGCTTATTTCAGAGAGCTGCCCAACCCTCTGCTCACATACCAGCTGTATGACAAGTTTGCT GAGGCAGTGGCCatccagctggaggaggagaggctgGTAAAGATCAGGGATGTGCTGAAGGAACTGCCAGATCCTCATTACAG GACTCTGGAGTTTCTGATGCGTCACCTGGTCAAGATGGCTTCCTATTCCTCAGAGACCAACATGCACGCTCGCAACCTGGCCATCGTCTGGGCCCCCAACCTGCTCAG GTCCAAGGACATCGAGGCGTCTGGATTCAACGGTACCGCAGCCTTCATGGAGGTCCGGGTCCAGTCCATCGTGGTGGAGTTCGTCCTCACACACGTCCCTCAGCTGTTTCCTCTCGAAG GCGCACctacagagaggaggaagtCCCTCCCCTCGCCGTCGGCGCTGCCCAATCCGGACCTTGTGTTCTTCAGGTCGACGGGTTCTCAGCCTAACTTTGGGAACATTAGTCCAGGCGATGGCCCCCTCCCCATTAGACCCTACCACGCAATCATTGAAGGCACAGACAA GAGGAAAGGATCGCTCAAAGGCAGGAAGTGGATGTCCATTTTCAACATTGGAGGACGATTCCCAGACCCGCGACGGAAACACAAACACTCTGCCAAGG aaaaagacagaacatCTTTAAGACCTGCAAGGAGCATGGACTCCCTCAGCACACCGTCCTACCCAAATGAAG GTTCCAGGCGGTCTGGGCAGCATCCTCCATCCACCAACTTGTCCCCTGCTGTCGCCAGCCTGCCTCAACCTGGCTCAGAATCCGCAGCACCTGCCTGCGGGTTAGGTAGCAGAGAGTACGCCGTGACCTACCGCAGAGGAACGGGCTTAGTGAGCGGAGGAGCCGGCACCCAGGGGACCTACACGGCTCTGGACCCCGAGGGTTTAGCGCTACCAGGCAGCGAGGGCGTCCAGACCAGATCTCCAGGACTCTCCAACAAAGCCAGACGAGCGGCTATGCACATCACCGGCCCCACCATGGTCACTGTGCCGCTACATATCACCTCTAACCTGGCGTTGGGGGTTCTTCAAGGAGGAGGCAGTGACAGGGTCATCATCCGGGGAAGAGAAAAAGACGGAGGGGACAAGCAGGACGGCAAGGAGCCAGGGACAAAGATTGAGATCAAGCAGCCAAAATTGATGGAGTGGAACGTGGAAGAGAgcaaaaatgttgaagaaaaggacaagagtgaaaatgaaaaagaagatttGGACACAGAGGGATGTAAAGGGGCACCAGAAGTCTCTGAGGAGGAGAGGAATGAAagaggagaagagaaaaaagatgagGAGCTAAGAAAAGATTGTGGACACAAGGAGACGGGAGACCAACATGTACCAAgagaaaaacaagtgaaaagccGCAACTCCAGCACAAAGGAAGATAATCACGAAAACATGGGAGATGAAGACCAAGGCAGCGAATACATGG aaatgaaGGGATCAGATCTGAAGATTCAGCAGGCGGCTGCAGCCTCGCAGCACGAAGACGACAGtgtttctgattctgatgaTTTTCTAAACTCAACTGAAGCCGAGGAAGACGACCACAAGCTGTCGGGCTACATCCAGGACAACTTTGAATTCCTGGACCAGATGGACTGCAGCACCATGGACCACATGGACTGCAGTGTGTCCTATCAG GTTAATGAGTTCTCTGTCGAGCCTCCTGGTCACTCTGATGATGAGTATGAAATCATGGCTCAAGCTGAGGGACCAACGCTGATTGTGACCGAGGCGAATCCACACAGACCGCTCAGCCTCGACCTGAACAGTCGACACACTAAATCCCTCAGCTTGCCCTACATGATGTCACCCATAGACGGACCGGAGGAACACTTTTCTTCTGACGATGTTTCAGAAGACGAAGGCGATGAGGACGATTACAGCAGTGACGAAGATGAGAGCATGTTTGTTAAGAGCCTGCCACCGGACTTCTTCTTGAGCAGTCTGTCTGGGCTTGAATCAGACCACCAGGACTGTCCCAGCCCTGACAGACAGCTGGTTCAGGAGCTGCAAAGGTCTGAAGGAGAAAGCTGCGAACCGTTGGAGGTTGAACTTTCTGTTTGCAAAGAAGCAACTGAGCATGCGCAGGAAAACGCTGGAAACGATGAAGAAAAGCAAGAGACAAAAATGGAGGAAGAGGATAAATCTTGTCATGGAGAAGATCAGCTTGAAAAGGACACACACAG GACAACAGATGAAACTCCAAGCGCTGCAGAAGACgatgaaagtgaaaaatgtcTAACTTCAGAAGCATCAACAAGCTGCAGTGAGGAGCTTCAGGAAACCGACAGTCTGACTGGAGCAAAAGCTGAGGATGGGGAAGAGGCTCTGGATGAGCCTGGAGATGATTCTCTTTTGACAACAAGAGATAATACGTCAATGTCAAAAGACATGGAAGAACAAGTCAGTGAGGAGGACAATGCAAACAGCAGGACAAATAGTGACATTTGGAGTGAGATTGAGGATGTTGTTTGTGAGGTGATTGAGGATGAGGAGAGTGTGCAGTCTGTGAGGGAAGCTTCTCCAGAGGCAGATGTCGAAGAAGATGGAGAAGTGGAGGAGGAAGACTTGATGAACAAGACAGAAACGTTATCACTGGAGCCAAATGTAGAGAAACCTtcagaagaagagagaaatgaGTTAAATCAAGAAGCTCAGCATCAAAACATAGAAGATCCGGTTTCcgaagaaacagaaaaggagaAGGAAGACGCAGACAGAGCAGAAAGCAGAACACAGCCGAGCGCCGATAAACAGCCAGTGATCTTATCTAATATTAGGGACTCAAAGGAAGGAAGTAATCCTGCAAACGGCAGTGGCAGCCCAGGAGGCGTTGGGAGGAAGCTGGTCGTCTCCAAGCAGCCTAAGGTTTACCAGGTCAAAGCGGTGCCTGTCGTTCCCCCGAAGCCTCAGCACTGCAAAATCACCGCGCTGACCCTCCGTCAACAGCAgcaagaaagagagaggagagacaACGCTCTGAAGGAGCGGGATGGAGACGGGGACGGCGAGACCGCCGAGAAAAAGGACAGGCCGTCGATGCTcagagagaagaggagggaCGGCCTGGACGCGGCGGTGAGGGACACGAAGAGGAACAGCCCGCTCAGCATGTGCTTCGACGAGGCGGTGGCCATCGCAACGCTGAGGCGGGAGAAAGAGcgaggaagagaaggagaggCTGACCCAGAGGGATTGGGAAAGTGA